Proteins from a genomic interval of Quercus robur chromosome 9, dhQueRobu3.1, whole genome shotgun sequence:
- the LOC126700302 gene encoding putative glycine-rich cell wall structural protein 1 yields MQPNIFTLILFLLFLITGTSIAAFDTVGSGGGGKKVEAAEMSSGPNGGTPTGATGSGHGPNWDYNWGWGASPGSGYGYGSGSGRSPTGFGRGVGFGFGSGSGSGSGSGYGYGSGGAHGGGYGSGSGGSGGNGNRSPSESRNKKNHG; encoded by the coding sequence atgcaACCCAACATTTTCACTctcattctctttcttctcttcttgaTCACTGGCACTTCCATTGCGGCCTTCGACACAGTaggcagtggtggtggtggaaaaAAGGTTGAAGCTGCGGAAATGTCTTCTGGGCCTAATGGTGGGACCCCAACGGGTGCTACTGGCTCGGGCCATGGTCCCAACTGGGACTACAATTGGGGGTGGGGGGCGAGCCCTGGAAGTGGATATGGCTATGGTTCAGGGTCTGGTCGTTCACCCACTGGGTTTGGCAGGGGCGTTGGCTTTGGTTTTGGTTCTGGTTCTGGGTCTGGCTCAGGCTCTGGCTACGGCTATGGTAGTGGGGGTGCTCACGGTGGTGGGTATGGGTCTGGCAGTGGTGGCTCGGGTGGCAATGGAAATCGCTCACCATCGGAGTCTAGGAACAAAAAGAACCATGGCTGA